One Brassica oleracea var. oleracea cultivar TO1000 unplaced genomic scaffold, BOL UnpScaffold01576, whole genome shotgun sequence DNA window includes the following coding sequences:
- the LOC106321410 gene encoding protein RETICULATA-RELATED 2-like — protein MAAIARLHLSAKPNQTGPRAINLTRDPRLVVSFPRKASVCSSLRTSPNLPAASSAGGGGSGGNFVGGGGGGGDNGDSGGKQEPSPWGPIGMFIQGWRSRVAADPQFPFKVLMEELVGVTANVLGDMASRPNFGLNELDFVFSTLVVGSILNFTLMYLLAPSAASAGASNLLPGIFKACPASHMFEQGSFTVVNRFGTLVYKGMVFATVGLAAGLVGTAISNGLIMLRKKMDPGFEPPNKAPPTVLNSLTWAAHMGVSANVRYQTLNGVEFLMEKGLPPLVFKTGVVALRVVNNLLGGMSFVVLARLTGSQSVGEEKVEEKDD, from the coding sequence ATGGCGGCTATAGCTCGTCTCCACTTGTCGGCTAAACCGAACCAGACCGGTCCTAGAGCGATCAACCTCACGCGCGATCCAAGGCTCGTCGTCTCGTTTCCACGCAAAGCATCGGTATGTTCCTCCCTCCGCACATCTCCAAATCTCCCGGCGGCTTCATCCGCCGGAGGAGGAGGTAGCGGCGGAAACTTCGTCggaggcggcggcggcggcggtgaTAACGGAGATTCAGGAGGGAAACAAGAACCGTCACCATGGGGACCGATAGGGATGTTCATCCAAGGATGGAGATCACGAGTCGCAGCTGATCCTCAGTTCCCATTCAAAGTCCTCATGGAAGAGCTCGTTGGCGTAACCGCCAACGTACTCGGCGACATGGCTTCACGCCCCAACTTCGGACTCAACGAGCTAGACTTCGTCTTCTCAACCCTCGTCGTGGGTTCGATCCTCAACTTCACGCTCATGTACCTCTTAGCTCCCTCCGCAGCCTCGGCGGGGGCCTCGAATCTCTTGCCTGGGATCTTCAAAGCCTGTCCAGCGAGTCATATGTTCGAACAGGGGAGCTTCACGGTCGTGAACCGTTTCGGGACTTTAGTGTACAAAGGGATGGTGTTTGCTACCGTGGGGTTAGCCGCGGGGCTTGTAGGGACGGCTATCTCTAATGGGTTGATTAtgctgaggaagaagatggacCCGGGGTTCGAGCCGCCGAATAAGGCGCCGCCGACGGTGCTGAACTCGTTGACTTGGGCGGCTCATATGGGGGTGAGTGCTAATGTGAGGTACCAGACGTTGAATGGGGTTGAGTTTTTGATGGAGAAGGGGTTGCCGCCGTTGGTGTTTAAGACGGGTGTGGTGGCTTTGAGGGTTGTGAACAATCTTTTGGGTGGGATGTCGTTTGTTGTGTTGGCGAGGTTGACTGGTTCGCAGTCTGTGGGGGAGGAGAAGGTGGAGGAGAAAGATGATtga